A genome region from Erigeron canadensis isolate Cc75 chromosome 3, C_canadensis_v1, whole genome shotgun sequence includes the following:
- the LOC122592037 gene encoding uncharacterized protein LOC122592037 — translation MPFGLKNAGETYQRLVDKAFHKQIGRNLEVYVDDMVIKSRTEEELLANIQETFETLRKIKMKLNPKKCSFGMEARKFLGYYISDRGIQANPSKVNKILELPAPKTVKEVQSLNGKLAALSRFFSKGADRQLPFFKTLKNCGAKKGFEWTKEADEAFEQMKKHIAELPSLISPRKGETLYIYLAASAECVSTVLLTERDRKQMPIYFVSRILQGAEANYPEMEKLVLALVHAARRLRRVAKWAIELGAYDIEYRARHAVKGQILADFITEIRETGNSVTHSTTLTVTGEADFETWELYTDGASSSEGCGAGIRLVSPDKQEYTYALRFEFETTNNEAEYEALIAGLDLAKDMKIRSIKAFVDSQLVANQVKGEYEAKGEIIRLYLGKTKELIEQFESFDIEHIRRNQNKKADALSKLASLTFEHLGKKVLIKVLKERSIYEKRVHDLVREKGKNWMTPIIEYLVSGIFPEDESEARKIRIKAPQYKLMEGNLYKKAFVTPWLRCVGPKQAETIIFEIHEGICGLHAGPRSVATKALRLGYFWPSMHRDAAKLLHNCEACQLHANVPRLPKQDMTSVTSAWPFTKWGIDIVGPLPKAPGKVKFLIVAIDYFTKWVEAKPVATINGKTIENFVWEYRIYRFGLPQMIVSDNGKQFAEGTFTEMCQRRNIKQSFTSVYHP, via the exons ATGCCATTTGGGCTAAAAAATGCAGGAGAAACCTATCAACGACTCGTAGACAAAGCTTTCCACAAGCAAATCGGGAGAAACCTAGAGGTCTACGTAGATGACATGGTCATCAAAAGCAGAACGGAGGAAGAACTACTTGCAAACATTCAAGAAACCTTCGAAACACTgcgaaagataaaaatgaagctCAACCCCAAAAAATGCTCTTTTGGAATGGAGGCTAGGAAGTTCCTAGGGTACTATATCTCGGATAGGGGAATCCAAGCAAACCCATCTAAGGTAAACAAGATACTCGAACTACCAGCTCCAAAGACAGTAAAAGAGGTACAAAGCCTAAACGGCAAACTCGCAGCACTAAGTCGCTTTTTCTCAAAAGGAGCGGATAGGCAATTGCCATTTTTCAAAACACTAAAGAACTGCGGGGCCAAAAAAGGATTCGAATGGACAAAGGAGGCTGACGAAGCATTTGAACAAATGAAAAAGCACATAGCAGAACTCCCCTCCTTGATATCCCCAAGGAAAGGAGAGACCCTTTACATATATCTCGCAGCCTCCGCCGAATGCGTAAGCACAGTCCTATTAACAGAAAGGGACAGGAAACAAATGCCAATCTACTTCGTAAGCAGGATACTGCAAGGAGCAGAAGCAAACTACCCAGAGATGGAGAAGCTTGTGTTAGCACTTGTTCACGCAGCAAGAAGACTACGCAG agtggcaaaatgggcaatcGAGCTTGGAGCATATGATATCGAGTATAGGGCAAGGCACGCAGTCAAAGGACAGATCCTAGCAGACTTCATTACCGAAATAAGGGAAACAGGAAATTCAGTAACTCACTCCACGACACTCACAGTGACTGGGGAAGCAGACTTTGAAACCTGGGAATTATACACTGACGGAGCATCAAGTTCAGAAGGCTGCGGGGCTGGAATACGCCTAGTAAGCCCAGATAAGCAAGAATACACATATGCCCTAAGATTCGAGTTCGAAACAACAAACAATGAAGCAGAATACGAGGCATTGATAGCAGGATTGGACCTGGCCAAAGACATGAAAATCAGAAGTATCAAAGCTTTCGTGGACTCCCAGCTCGTAGCCAACCAAGTAAAAGGTGAATACGAAGCCAAGGGAGAGATCATAAGGCTATATTTGGGAAAAACAAAGGAATTAATTGAGCAATTTGAAAGCTTCGACATCGAGCACATACgaagaaatcaaaacaaaaaagccGATGCTCTAAGCAAGCTAGCCTCGTTAACATTTGAACACCTGGGGAAGAAAGTACTAATAAAGGTCCTGAAAGAAAGATCCATATACGAAAAGCGAGTGCATGATTTAGttagagaaaaaggaaaaaactggATGACACCGATAATTGAATATTTGGTGAGCGGAATATTCCCAGAAGATGAAAGCGAAGCAAGAAAAATAAGAATCAAAGCTCCACAATACAAGTTGATGGAGGGGAACCTTTACAAAAAGGCATTTGTGACCCCATGGTTACGCTGTGTGGGACCCAAACAGGCAgaaacaataatttttgaaattcatGAAGGAATCTGCGGACTACACGCAGGACCCAGGTCAGTGGCGACAAAAGCGCTACGCCTAGGGTATTTTTGGCCATCAATGCACAGAGATGCAGCCAAGCTTTTGCACAATTGTGAAGCATGTCAACTGCACGCAAACGTTCCCAGGCTACCAAAGCAAGATATGACATCGGTAACATCTGCATGGCCATTTACAAAGTGGGGAATTGACATAGTGGGGCCACTACCAAAAGCACCAGGAAAGGTAAAGTTTCTAATTGTGGCTATTGATTATTTCACAAAATGGGTAGAAGCAAAACCTGTGGCAACAATAAATGGAAAAACAATTGAGAATTTCGTCTGGGAATATAGAATATACCGATTCGGGTTACCACAAATGATAGTCTCGGataatggaaaacaatttgCGGAGGGTACATTCACAGAAATGTGTCAAAGGCGAAACATAAAGCAATCCTTCACATCAGTATATCACCCATAA
- the LOC122590459 gene encoding uncharacterized protein LOC122590459 yields the protein MDLKRTLPLLRLANSRNFNTLAKGGDVKVYKVHLFPDMSMHRSRFEKNEKWFNALLVLCNIDPSTVIRHPNNDEGMWFQAPLGESQLKQLRKLAGCKSAKEIPEGPH from the exons ATGGATTTAAAGAGGACGCTACCCCTTCTTCGTCTTGCTAACTCCCGTAACTT CAACACTTTGGCTAAGGGTGGAGATGTAAAAGTCTACAAGGTCCATCTTTTCCCTGATATGTCCATGCATCGAAGtagatttgaaaaaaatgaaaagtggtTCAACGCTCTTTTGGTGCTTTGTAATATTGATCCCTCAACAGTGATTAGGCATCCAAACAACGACGAGGGTATGTGGTTTCAGGCCCCTCTGGGTGAATCTCAATTGAAACAACTACGAAAATTAGCGGGATGCAAATCTGCAAAAGAAATACCCGAGGGCCCTCATTAA